A genomic stretch from Puntigrus tetrazona isolate hp1 chromosome 6, ASM1883169v1, whole genome shotgun sequence includes:
- the LOC122346742 gene encoding puratrophin-1-like, whose translation MQKRSIHIKVVVNVVLFVRVQVNLKEQGQLIRQDEFLLTFRKKKCYRHIFLFQDLILFSKTRRTDVGSDTYIYKQSFKTSDVGMTHNSGDSGLCFEIWFRRRKSQDTYVLQAASRDVKESWTRDLERILWEQAVHNREVRMQERVFMGIGHKPFMDIQPSEMAINDRAINCSPTGRGGIPVLRLNSVGSASCTSSSGSRSSSSSGWGSPPPVGQLIGPNGDVVRYVHGTSGILEEDDLDQESVNQSTLGMSFFTK comes from the exons ATGCAAAAGCGGTCGATTCATATAAAAGTAgttgtaaatgttgttttgttcgTGCGCGTGCAGGTGAATCTGAAGGAACAGGGCCAGCTGATCCGTCAGGACGAGTTCCTGCTGACCTTCAGGAAGAAGAAATGCTACCGTCACATCTTTCTCTTCCAAGACCTCATACTCTTCAGCAAGACGCGCAGAACCGATGTTGGCAGTGACACGTACATCTACAAGCAGTCCTTCAAG ACCTCAGACGTCGGCATGACCCACAACTCGGGAGACAGCGGGCTGTGTTTCGAGATCTGGTTTCGAAGGAGGAAGTCTCAGGACACGTACGTCCTTCAGGCAGCGAGTCGAGACGTGAAGGAGAGCTGGACCAGAGACCTGGAGCGGATCCTGTGGGAACAAGCTGTCCACAACAGAG AGGTCCGTATGCAGGAGAGGGTGTTCATGGGAATCGGTCATAAACCCTTCATGGACATCCAGCCCAGTGAGATGGCCATCAATGACCGAGCCATCAACTGTTCTCCCACGGGACGAG GTGGGATTCCTGTCCTCCGGCTAAATTCTGTCGGCTCGGCCAGCTGTACGTCATCCTCTGGAAGCCGTTCGTCGTCGTCGTCCGGCTGGGGATCTCCTCCTCCCGTGGGTCAGCTGATCGGCCCTAACGGAGATGTTGTCCGGTACGTCCATGGGACTTCAGGGATCCTGGAGGAAGATGATTTAGACCAGGAGAGCGTAAACCAGAGTACACTGGGTATGTCCTTCTTCACAAAATAA